GAGTTCGTTAAATCCTATGTGGGAAGGTACACTAATACAGAAAGAGAAACTTGCATTGCACTCACTATttgttttgttggttcaaaCTTCTTTGAATTAACGCTGTGTGTGTTGTAATGCAGTTCTGAGAAAGCGAAAGAAGCAATAATATACTCTTACACTAGGCACATCAATGGCTTTGCTGCCATGCTGGAAGAGAAAGAAGCTGCTGATATTGCAAGTAAGAAtaccgcaaaaaaaaaaaaacattattgttttcttctCAGCATGAGGAATGAAATTCCAACCTTAACAAAGTTACTGTTTTGTGTGTGATGCAGAACATCCAGACGTTGTGTCAGTTTTCTTAAACAAAGGAAGAAAACTACACACTACTCATTCGTGGGAATTCATGGACCTGGAAGGGAATGATGGGGTAATTCCCTCTGATTCACTGTTTAGAAAGGCCAAATATGGTGAAGATACTATTATTGCGAATTTTGACACTGGTAATTTTGCTCCCTTGTTTCTgctattataaatttttgccTTTCCCGAGTCCCATCTACCTAAGCTAGCTATTTAGGTCACTcatgtattataattatattactcattactattataattatattactatcATTACTATTATTAGAAGATTATGTCCGGGGATTTAGACTAGAATGTGTTATGGTATCACACAATCACAAAGCAAGCATTCCTTACGTATCAAgagttaaaattttgaaatgtcCTGTTTCTGATGACCTGTTCACTCTTTCTTGTGTGCTGCTGACTAATAAAAGTACCGTAACTTTCTCTGTTGTCTGTCATTGTGTCATTGACACatgcattcttttttattttttacaaatatagaaaaatgtGTAATCACTATCCACTTGTCAAAAGCATCATCTGTCTTGTTTGCAGCCGTGGAAATCACTTTGGCGTGGGCCCTTTTCATGTGTGACAAATCGCGGGCGACCCATTATGTTTTTTCATTATCCCATTTCAAATAGCACTTTGTaccattttttgttaataactaaCTGCGTTTCAATTATTTCACGCGTTCTTGTTTCTCATACATAAGGATACCATATTCACCCAAGTAGAGTACCTAAACAAATTTCCCACTGTTTCTcaatttttcctttccttttcgtTTCCCTTcctactttttcttttatcacatCCAATTAATGTTCCATATCCTGTGTGCATAAATTATGTTCAAGTAACATTTCTGTTATTGTTTTCATAAAGTTTGATTAAAATTTGTGTTGTAGGTGTATGGCCAGAATCTCCGAGCTTTAGAGATGAGGGGATGGGACCTATACCATCAAGGTGGAAAGGAACTTGTCAACATGATCACACCGGCTTCCGTTGTAACAGGTgacaagttctttttttttttcatttattttatcactttccaccacatttttcctattttatacAGTCTGTATCCGAGattataaataaagattttCTCCGCAAAATATACTCTCAGTCCAGTTCGACGATGACTACTGTGATTTGTTTATGAGAGTGCTTCACAAGTATTAATTAATCACAAGAAACAACGTCTATTTCCATTGATGCAAAAAAGAAACGAAAAGATTAACACTGTTTTCATTTTGCAATTTCTGTCCTTTTGGTGTTGTCAGGCTACAaactaaaattttgaaactgTTAATAGACTCCATCTCTCATGCTCTAATTGtatgttaatataatataattaatgcaagaaaaatgtcaaagagaaaaacggaaatgtgtgaaaaatacaaaatctgGCTTTTGTTAATGTCCTTCAAGTAAGAAAAATGCAGCgagaagataattaaaatatcagcTGCAACTAGCTTTTGTTGAATGTACCTGGAAAATGCTGCTGGTATCAGACATGAGATTACGCTGCAGTTGTTTCTTGAGcgcaatgaaaaaaatgaaatgtgtaGCTAACTATTGTACCTACATGCAGGAAGCTGATAGGAGCAAGGTACTTCAACAAAGGTTATATGGCCCATGCTGGAGCTGATGCAAAATTTAACCGTTCACTGAACACAGCACGAGACTATGAGGGTCATGGATCTCACACACTATCAACAATAGGAGGAACCTTTGTTCCTGGGGCAAATGTATTCGGCTTGGGAAATGGAACTGCCGAAGGTGGTTCTCCTAGGGCCCGTGTTGCTACTTACAAGGTGTGCTGGCCACCAATTGATGGCAATGAGTGCTTTGATGCTGATATCATGGCAGCCTTTGACATGGCCATACATGATGGTGTTGATGTTCTTTCCCTCTCTCTTGGAGGGAATGCTACGGATTACTTTGATGATGGCCTTTCGATCGGGGCCTTTCATGCTAACATGAAAGGCATCCCTGTCATATGCTCTGCAGGGAATTACGGACCAACACCTGCAACTGTTTTTAATGTTGCACCTTGGATACTAACAGTTGGTGCAAGCACCTTGGACAGACAGTTTGATAGCGTTGTTGAACTCCACAATGGACAGCGCTTCatggtttgatttgatttgtgttATTCATAACCGCTTAAATATCATCTGTTAATTTACTCATGATCCACACGAATTACTTACTTTACTCACTCTAGAGGAGCTAATTCCGTTTCCCACTCAAATATTTCATCCTTGGTTATCAGGGAGCAAGCCTTTCTAAAGCTATGCCGGAAGACAAGCTTTACCCACTCATCAATGCTGCAGATGCAAAAGCGGCTAATAAACCAGTTGAAAACGCGTAAGAACTGCTTTCAAATATCCTATTTAACAGACGTGTGTAAAAACTTCCCAATGATTTATCATATTAAAAGTACAATATGGTGTAATTAACACATGCTCGTCCTTGTGCATGTAGTACTCTCTGTATGCGAGGAACAATTGACCCTGAGAAGGCGAGGGGCAAAATATTAGTTTGCCTTAGAGGTGTCACTGCAAGAGTGGAAAAGAGCCTGGTTGCTTTGGAGGCCGGTGCAGCAGGGATGATTCTTTGTAATGATGAGCTTAGTGGCAATGAGCTTATTGCTGATCCTCATCTCCTGCCTGCatcacaaattaattataaagatgGTCTTGCTGTCTATGCCTTCATGAATTCAACCAAGTAACTCTTCAAGCATTTTTAATCCTCTTGTCTCTTAATGTGTCTTGATAGTTAACctaataacataaatatattgatCATGTAACAGGAATCCGTTAGGATATATTTATCCACCCAAGACCAAGTTGCAGATAAAGCCTGCTCCAGCCATGGCAGCTTTCTCTTCTAGAGGGCCCAACACAGTCACACCGGAGATCCTCAAGGTTTGCCCATTCGTCCATTGTGGCAACTCATGTGTCACTTTCAAATAGTCCGTTGTGATTAACTTGTGGCCTTTTTTATATCTCCAGCCTGATGTCATTGCTCCTGGTGTGAACATTATTGCTGCCTACTCAGAAGGGGTTAGCCCAACAAATCTGGGATTTGATAAGCGCAGGGTTCCTTTTATCACCATGTCTGGAACATCCATGTCTTGTCCTCATGTGGCTGGAGTTGTTGGCCTTCTCAAGACTCTCCACCCTGACTGGAGTCCAGCAGTTATTAAATCTGCATTAATGACAACTGGTAATTAAGGGCATTACAATGTTTATGTGTTtcctagttttttttctttttctctttaggATAAGACACTTCTATTGTGTTGTttgtcaatattttattttattgtggcATATctgacattaatttaatttaatgtttcaGCTAGGACAAGGGACAACACTGGCAAGCCAATGCTTGATGGGGGGAATGATGCTAAGGCAACGCCATTTGCCTATGGATCTGGTCACATCAGACCAAACCGTGCCATGGATCCCGGGTTGGTGTATGACTTAACCAACAATGATTACCTAAACTTTCTTTGTTTCTCTATCTATAATCAGAGTCAAATAGAGATGTTCAATGGTGCTCGTTATCGTTGTCCCGATATAATAAACATTCTGGATTTCAACTACCCTACAATAACAATACCAAAACTCTACGGCTCAGTTAGTGTGACACGGAGGGTGAAAAATGTTGGGCCACCAGGCACTTATACTGCAAGACTCAAAGTACCAGCACGTCTTTCCATATCTGTGGAGCCTAATGTGTTGAAATTTGACAACATTGGTGAAGAGAAGAGCTTTAAGTTGACAGTGGAAGTTACAAGACCAGGTGAGACTACTGCATTTGGAGGTATAACTTGGTCAGATGGCAAACGTCAAGTGAGGAGTCCAATTGTAGTTGGGGGGGTTAGAGGGTAGATCATTATCAAGTGATAACACATAATTAATTAGGATgacgtcttttttttttttctttttctggttTATATTATTGGGAGATTGGGAAAAGGGAAATGCATAACTTAAAATGGTTGGTTTTGTCATTTTCTATTGATTAGTTACTCTCACTTGGAAGAACCACAATCTGTCAATTtgagaacaaaataaataaaattttatattaaataaattttcattaattgtTTAGTGTCACTAGAACTTCATGACAAAGAAGAACCAATATACAGGAGTATATTGGTCAAAAACATATGTTCATTAATTTGTGCATAAAGAAAATGTAATGATATCGATACTGcgacttataatttattaaccaTATCTCAACAAAACCAAGTTAATGAATTGGAATTaaagatatgtttttaaataaatatatgtctAAAGTTAAAAGAAATGATGCCTTTTATATGtactaaataaataagttaaataaaattaggtAGCAATTATTTTAAGGACAACTTCCATTGAGGTTTCTCTTTTGTAATAGATTATGGATCATTCACTCATTATAAGGCAAAAAGGACAAAAATCACAAAACGGCTAGCACGAGTTGAGTATAAACAGCATGTATCACAAGCCAAGTGATTGATGAATAACGACCTCAATTGTTAGTTACCAAAAAAAaccgaaaaaaataaagagaaaacaaagggTGGCTTTAAGTCCTTTTTACGCctaaaatatattcatataatGAATACACAATATATTCATATAATGAATGAGTTTTGCTCATTTGAATATTATCCAAAATAATATCaaccaattttttcttttttcatttttctctctttcatttgcattcattcatGGTAGACATGAGATTTATCATGGCATCGGAGCTTTCATCTCcatttgcattcattcattCTCGAGAGAGAGTCTTTATCATCCATCTACGGGGCATGTTGCACCGCCATTTTACTCGTTTGAGTCGGTTACCAAGTCGAATCAAcgactctgataccaattgttgggaaGTAAACGCCGGAGAGATTTACACATGTGAACCACAAGCTACCACATAAGAAAAACCTGACACTACACTCTAACCCCAAACCTTAAGGCTCAAGTTTATGAGTCTTCTTCTCATTTATATGGTGTTCAATTTTTCCACTTCTACTCGTGttggacttcacctcacacttgtacttTAATATGAACTAGGTGGATGGCATTGGCTGGTTCTTACAAATGGTATTGAAGTGAAACTACAAAGGAATGATCTTAGCGTGATTGAAGCACAAAACCGCTTTGATGGTTGTTGCAACTTATGGTAGCTTTGATGGTTGTTGCAACTTATGGTAGCTTTGATGGTTGCTGCAACTTATGGTAGCATTGATGTTATGAAGATTATACTATTATGCCCTGAGGCAGATGTGAATTTCGCGTGTGAGGCACACAAAAGCactaccaattttttttcttacaaggTGTTTGATTAAATGCTTCTGAAAATTTTGAAGGTATTGACTATTGTTTGAAGTCCTGCACTATTTCAAAAAGGTACACACCAACTGTCTGgtgattaattttttcattgttttgttgATATTTGGCCTATTTTGGCTTATTGTTTTCAGCCTTTTTAGGCATGTTTTGATGATTTCAGCTTCTGTCATGTGTGGTAATTAAGTATTGTTCATTTATTTACTTATGTCCATGGTGGTTAAGTATTATTTTAGCCTTTGCCATGGGTGGTTAAACCTTGGTTGCTGTTGGTTCACAAAGTATGTGTTTGTGAAAAATCCTCATTGAAGACAGATTTTGTGTTGTTCAATTTGTTGATGCTTTATGTTTATGTAAGTTTTTGTCCATGGTGATTAAGCATTGTTTGAGTTTTTCCCATAGATGGTTAAGCATTGGATTGTTGTTTTGCTTCTATCTTGAGTGGTTAAGCATTGTTTTGGCTTTTGCTCTTGATGGCCAAGCCTTGTTGCTTTTGTCAAGTGGTTAAACTTTGAGTTATAGTTTCTGCTTAGTGGTTAAGCTTTGGTAATTTCATGGATTGATGATTTGAGTTTCTGCCAAATGGCCTTGTTGTTGATTTTGCTTGATGGTCAAGCTTTGATGCTTGCTTTGGACTTTTGAAAGAAGAttgaaaaaatcgatgttggtcGAAGATTTCTAGAAGTTATGTACCATGGTTGCACCtacattttgtttgtttctaaATTTATGTTTTGACTAATGTATTTCTTACATGTTTAGTTAGATTTCAACTTTTCagactttattttcatttcctttaaTGTAAATGTATTATATTCTCCAAGTTAGAAGTATTTTCAACACCTTCCAACTTGTGGGGAGGTAGTAGAAATATAGATTACTAACATTAGTTAGTTACaagttaattattagtttagttaattacaaattagttattagtttagttagttACTCTTTAACCAGTTATGTTATATAAAATACTATTCATGTAATGAGTGACTTTTACTCATTTGAgcattattcaaaataatatcaaccaatttttccttttttcatttttctctctttgactttttcattttcttcattttctctcttcgATTTGCATTCATTGATTCATGGCACATAAGATTTATCAAAGATAGTAGGAAacgttaaataatataaataaataaatccccCTCATTGTGGTGGCCAAAATTAGAGACGGAAAGGAAGGAGCCGACCCCTATCTCAAATTACTTTTCTTGCATTTGAATTTTTAGGCCACGGGGGAAGGGTGGATGGCATGAAATAAAATGTGTGACAGTGTGCTCATGCATGTGTTTGTGCCATGAGTTGAGAGAGAGACGGTTTTTGCTTAATATGGCGTGGCGTGGCGTGTGTGTAACCATTACCATTTTCTAATCTTTCTACATTAGCTTACGTTACCACCCACCGATCGATACATATAAAATAGATATACGTACGTACCTAGCTACCTAggttcctctctctctcccttggCTCCTCAAGACTCGTCTAAAGGTACCCAACTACCCCATTACTCTTTGGATCATCAtgttaatttttacataatcattCTGAAACACTTGAATCAagcatttttataataactcgcATTGTTGTCATAAATGCTGTTCACTTCTATGATAATTCTGTTCACCCCATATGTGCATATATAGTTGATTAAATCTAAAAAGTTGGCAAAATGCATGaaagtttgaattaaaattatgatcTTGCAATGCTATCCGATCTTTTGTGTTTGATCATgtgaaaatgatatatataactGGAAAGTGTATACCGATTAATTAAGTTGTTTGTAAATGTTGAAGTGACAGAAACGCTTTACGAATGGAGCAGCAGAAGATGAAGAGAGCGAGAGAAGGAGATGATGAAACTCAGAAGGGGTGTTTTGAGAATAACGAGAACGCAAAGAAAAGAGATGTGTGTGTGGCACGAAGGACGTGAAAAAGGAGGAGGGTTGTTCTTCAGAGGCACTTGGGGTATTTGATTTCCCTTGGCTGAAAGATGGTGTCACGACTAAACCAGAGGACTACTTGATGGATTTGGAAGACAATTTATCGTCATTGCTAGAACAAGAAGACTCTTCGTTTAAAGCTGCAACTGCATGTATTGATTTCTCGTCAGAAGCAAAGTTGGAGGATCTTGCATGGCAGCCATTTGAAAGTGATGTGTTGGAGCTTGAAGCAGATGATGTGGATTACATTTGGAGCTCTCTGCTCAAACAGCCTCTCCGACCACATCCAGCAGCAACAATATTCAGTATAAATATTGTTTGATGTTAATAGTGCATCTTAGATAGAGTTCACAAGGTAAATTGGAGTTAAGtgtaaaatattcaataatattAGTCCCagattctcttctttcttttccattaTAATTTAAACCCTGCATGAGTATGATCACCCATTTTATCTTACTTACCCTTCCATTCATTGTCCAAATTAAATTACATGGACATATATGATCAACTAAATCTATAGGTGACCTCGTAGccaaatacatacatataaaaaCCCTGTTAATATTCtgtaaaagaagagaaaggttaTGTCACCATCTAAAATCCATATTTCAGTTCAGATGAGTTAATAATTtctcaataaaatattaaaaattaaatcacaaCCGCTGTCTAGTGTACAATTACAGCTCATCAAAATATTAACGAAAGAAGTATGGTCTATGGTGCAATCTCTACCACCCCAATTGCAAAATAGTCAATTGTTTTCATCAAATTCTTAAAAGTCTTTCTGTTGCTTATTTTATTGCAAATCAGTCTGTCTATAAATTGGCTTAGGCACTCAGATTATGCAAAGAGTAAAGTACGATTTATTGGGATAAGTTTCTCGATAAAGAGGAaaacctaaaataaaaagaaattgaaattttcttttaaattaaaattaatttatgcacaTCAACTAGTGTTAAATAGAGTAAAGtagttaattttggttttgatggTCTATTATGAATATGTCATTGCAAAAGGTCATCATTACTTCCATTTGTAAaaattctttctattttattaaaacacaTGGCTTAATATATTGTGTTAATGGTAACCAAATGCGACAAGACAAAAATGAGAATGCAAATTCAACATGATTTGTATTATTATGTTtgaatgatttaaattttttttaattgagttatattatattttaaataaataatagcattttattaatttattaattttacatgTAAGTAAAATACAAATATACTTATATAGGCGCCTGACAATAATGCAAATGAGGATTAAAATCATCATCTATTAGAATAAGTAATCaagtatacttttttttttcaaatacaaaGTGTAGAAATGAATATTATAGAACCATACTCATATCTAAATCGTTGACACCCCTAATATGACAGCATCATATAAGTTCACAACAATAACCTAAGaagtgtttttatttaaaattaaaaccatgAAAGGTGTTTacttaaaataaagaatattacATTTGACAattgatttcttttaaaatataggtATAAATGATAAACAGTCATTAATATTTAATCAGAATGAGAAGTGAAAAAGGAGATTGACTATTTTAATGATGATTATAAATTTCAAACTAAATTAGAACAAATAGAGTCGGCTAAATATTAACTTATGAGGTACATGCAACATAATAAGTATCATGGTTTGTGCTTGAGGATAAGAACCTAATTTTGTGAGAGGGCACCACCTGTAACAAATTACTTAAGAGTAACTCTTAATTGTACATAGTACATAATAATGTatacatcaaaataaaattataatagaaaaaatgtATACATAGACGTTAAAACCAATTTTAGAATCACaccttcaaattcaaaattgattaaaaatattcaatcaaCATTATatgcaaaatcattttttatatctattatttaaacaaaaatcacaTTGCTTTGAACTCTCTCTTATAGCCATAattgattttacaaaatcacATTAATGTTTTCTAATCACATAATGACCTTTTGACTACCTTTCAAATAGTTATGAAAATTATAACTTCATTACTCATCAAATTATAGGTCAATTGGACATATATATTACGGTATTACCTTAGAATACAcaatattacaatttacaagaCAATGAACTAAAAGGTGTTGACTCTAATATGAAGATATCAACACATTACATACAGAATCTTCATATTATGATACAATACAAtacaaaattcaataaaaaaaaatcctaaattaTTAATCTTGTGCTGTGTATATGGGTCAAAATGTAGTTGACTTTTATAATCACTTTTTGACTTTGTTCTCTAACTTATTTCAACTTCAAAATTCTTTCAATACAAAATGTTGTTGTGGTATATCACATCCTCAAGTCTAATAAGACATTGTGAATCTCCCGGCAACTAGCACTTCTAGATCAATTCATTCTCAAGACagatataaaattgattgaatgtttaaaaaagaaaaaaaaaagttgtagatTGAATTCCTCTTGAAAAAAATTCCTCAAGTGATGTGTACAATATCCATTAGTAAAAGTTGGCTTAGAACAAGAtttcattattaaattaattaatttctaaccATATTCTAATCCCAATCTGAAAGTGAACTAAACAAACACGATCACGTTCCACCCGTGCGATCATTAATAGGAAATCAAAGGAATAAGAACATGATTAAagaaatctatttttattttttagtttttcggGTTTTATTCACCATTCAGTGTGGGTTTTTCAATGACACTGCAAACACACGGACTGCAATAGAACAAAACAAAGCTAAACATCCATTCATTcattatcaatttatcattatCTTAGTTAAGTGTAGTAATTTTTGGTGCTCTCTCTCCTCTGTCTTCATCAATCCTCGTTGCTTTATTTGAGGCCACATTATACGCATCTCTCCATCTCTCTCTCCTTACCTCCTCAAAATGCGTCTTCCTCGCCAGCTCATTGTACGTGATTCAGAttcccttcttcctcttccttttcTACAATTCTCAGATTTGTAACCtgctctcaaaaaaaaaaaaaaaaaaaacaaaactctaAGTGGGTCGGTTTTTCTGCTTAAAATTTCTGTTTTGGTCTgaaatttctttgtttttggtCGTGCCAGTGCTCTATGAGATAGAATCTGCGCGAGAAAGCGACACCAATCCTTGCAATAGAGATGGTGGTTACCAGAAATATTGTGTTGTTACTGCTTTCTATTACTTTTGTTGCTCCAATTGTGCTCTACACTGATCGTTTTGGCACCTTCAAGTACCCCTTTGGTGTGTTTCTTGCTAACTGGCTGGaaaatgctttgttttaatAAATGTTCCTAATCTTAGTATACTTTTGCAATGACctaaattctttatttgtttactTTGGATTGTCTTTTGTATGCACGTTGCAGCTGAGCAAGAGTTTATTGATGCTGTAACTGCTTTTGTGAGTGCAGCTGACTCTGGCCATTTGAATCTCCTGCCGCAAGTAAAGTTTCCATCTTTCCTTATCCTTTTACCTCATTACACATGCCTCTGaagatttttttcctttatacgGGTGAACTAAATTCTTGATAATTTCTCATTTTGGAAACAGGAAACTTCTACGGTCTTTAAGGAACCAATTGGGCTTGTATATACGGAGGACGCTGCAAACACAAAGAATTTGCTTCATGGTACTTTGTTTAGCAATATTTTCTTTCCTCCCCTTCTCTGCTGGGGTTCTGTTTCTTGTTTTCTAATTGTTTGGATGGCCTAGGCTTGCACTTTGCCAAACCAGGGGAGCATGTATCTGCCAGGGTATTGTCAGCTACGAAGGACGAAGGTCAAACCAAAGGGGAGAACCCCATCAAACTGGTGACAGATGGAATTAATCAAGGAAATCAAAACAGCTATCTGGTGAAAGCTGATATAACTGGTGATAGTGTAAATGGGGAAGATGCTATTGATGTTGATGACAATG
This region of Glycine max cultivar Williams 82 chromosome 7, Glycine_max_v4.0, whole genome shotgun sequence genomic DNA includes:
- the LOC100808488 gene encoding subtilisin-like protease SBT5.4 isoform X1 encodes the protein MRSGKHSIFLLLSFILFSVLHAPAFAIKKSYIVYMGSHEHGEGVTDADFDLVTQIHHEFVKSYVGSSEKAKEAIIYSYTRHINGFAAMLEEKEAADIAKHPDVVSVFLNKGRKLHTTHSWEFMDLEGNDGVIPSDSLFRKAKYGEDTIIANFDTGVWPESPSFRDEGMGPIPSRWKGTCQHDHTGFRCNRKLIGARYFNKGYMAHAGADAKFNRSLNTARDYEGHGSHTLSTIGGTFVPGANVFGLGNGTAEGGSPRARVATYKVCWPPIDGNECFDADIMAAFDMAIHDGVDVLSLSLGGNATDYFDDGLSIGAFHANMKGIPVICSAGNYGPTPATVFNVAPWILTVGASTLDRQFDSVVELHNGQRFMGASLSKAMPEDKLYPLINAADAKAANKPVENATLCMRGTIDPEKARGKILVCLRGVTARVEKSLVALEAGAAGMILCNDELSGNELIADPHLLPASQINYKDGLAVYAFMNSTKNPLGYIYPPKTKLQIKPAPAMAAFSSRGPNTVTPEILKPDVIAPGVNIIAAYSEGVSPTNLGFDKRRVPFITMSGTSMSCPHVAGVVGLLKTLHPDWSPAVIKSALMTTARTRDNTGKPMLDGGNDAKATPFAYGSGHIRPNRAMDPGLVYDLTNNDYLNFLCFSIYNQSQIEMFNGARYRCPDIINILDFNYPTITIPKLYGSVSVTRRVKNVGPPGTYTARLKVPARLSISVEPNVLKFDNIGEEKSFKLTVEVTRPGETTAFGGITWSDGKRQVRSPIVVGGVRG
- the LOC100808488 gene encoding subtilisin-like protease SBT5.4 isoform X2, whose product is MVKSYIVYMGSHEHGEGVTDADFDLVTQIHHEFVKSYVGSSEKAKEAIIYSYTRHINGFAAMLEEKEAADIAKHPDVVSVFLNKGRKLHTTHSWEFMDLEGNDGVIPSDSLFRKAKYGEDTIIANFDTGVWPESPSFRDEGMGPIPSRWKGTCQHDHTGFRCNRKLIGARYFNKGYMAHAGADAKFNRSLNTARDYEGHGSHTLSTIGGTFVPGANVFGLGNGTAEGGSPRARVATYKVCWPPIDGNECFDADIMAAFDMAIHDGVDVLSLSLGGNATDYFDDGLSIGAFHANMKGIPVICSAGNYGPTPATVFNVAPWILTVGASTLDRQFDSVVELHNGQRFMGASLSKAMPEDKLYPLINAADAKAANKPVENATLCMRGTIDPEKARGKILVCLRGVTARVEKSLVALEAGAAGMILCNDELSGNELIADPHLLPASQINYKDGLAVYAFMNSTKNPLGYIYPPKTKLQIKPAPAMAAFSSRGPNTVTPEILKPDVIAPGVNIIAAYSEGVSPTNLGFDKRRVPFITMSGTSMSCPHVAGVVGLLKTLHPDWSPAVIKSALMTTARTRDNTGKPMLDGGNDAKATPFAYGSGHIRPNRAMDPGLVYDLTNNDYLNFLCFSIYNQSQIEMFNGARYRCPDIINILDFNYPTITIPKLYGSVSVTRRVKNVGPPGTYTARLKVPARLSISVEPNVLKFDNIGEEKSFKLTVEVTRPGETTAFGGITWSDGKRQVRSPIVVGGVRG